In Thermospira aquatica, the following proteins share a genomic window:
- a CDS encoding ArsR/SmtB family transcription factor — MEKLSFTPEQAREILKQWTEHAEEAAMLLKALGHPARVLILQIIRQSQCNVTTLEQALGISQSSASQHLRVLRMAGLVEPLREGKEICYRIVDERVFKILDIFYS, encoded by the coding sequence ATGGAAAAATTATCGTTTACTCCTGAGCAGGCCAGGGAGATTTTGAAGCAATGGACGGAGCATGCGGAAGAGGCAGCTATGCTTTTGAAGGCACTTGGCCATCCAGCTCGAGTACTGATTCTTCAGATTATTCGTCAGTCTCAGTGTAATGTAACCACATTAGAACAGGCTCTTGGTATCTCTCAGTCCTCAGCATCGCAACATTTGCGTGTGTTGAGAATGGCTGGGCTTGTAGAACCTCTCAGAGAGGGTAAAGAAATCTGTTATCGGATTGTTGATGAACGGGTTTTTAAGATTCTTGATATTTTTTATTCATAG
- the purL gene encoding phosphoribosylformylglycinamidine synthase subunit PurL, whose product MNREIAIKRSNLSPSELKLIEEYLGRSPTVEEIGMFGALWSEHCGYKNTKPLIKKLPTKGKHLLQGPGENAGVIRVGDYAVAFKIESHNHPSAVEPYQGAATGVGGILRDVFAMGARPVAVLDSLRFGKPDSPRTRYLVSGVIKGISDYGNRVGIPTVGGEVVFEDSYEGNPLVNVMCVGIAKPENIIKAIARGEGNLLFYYGSKTGRDGLGGATFASAELSSEGEDQRPSVQVGDAFTEKLILEATLELIEKKLIVGIQDMGAAGITSSSVEMAARGKSGIEIFIDKVPARAANMTAYEFLLSESQERMLACIEPEKLPEVEKIMQKWELDYAVIGKVTNTEHVVVYEKDKIVADIPIRYLVDDVPMYVREVIPPQYLEKAHEIPSFEIPRDFTAVLKNLLKDPSLASKRWVYKRYDHMVQTNLLAEPMEAGGALLRIKGTTIGLAMSTDGNGRYTYLDPYRGGMQAVAEATRNLSCMGAEPYGITNCLNFGNPEKSPVYYQIARAMEGMAKACETLEVPVTGGNASLYNETDGEAILPTLIVGAVGAIPDYRKAVFAPFQQIGHQIYLLGHPREGIGGSMFLKHLTGKIAGECPYLDIEEEKRLQLCIRKLIEKELIASAQDVSDGGLAFTLAECALLGNVGISIQVETEISPESFLFGEAQSRIVFSAAPEKSQDIKKVCQEYNLPLLLLGETTLERNIMIRYTTKEISLSVEEARNLYMTEYL is encoded by the coding sequence ATGAATAGAGAAATAGCTATCAAACGTTCTAACCTTTCACCCTCAGAACTGAAGCTTATCGAAGAGTATCTGGGTCGTTCCCCCACAGTGGAAGAAATTGGTATGTTTGGTGCCCTCTGGAGCGAACACTGTGGCTATAAAAATACGAAGCCTCTCATCAAAAAACTCCCAACGAAAGGAAAACATCTTCTCCAGGGTCCGGGGGAAAATGCAGGAGTCATACGAGTAGGAGACTACGCTGTTGCCTTTAAAATAGAAAGCCATAACCATCCTTCGGCTGTAGAGCCCTATCAGGGTGCAGCTACAGGGGTTGGTGGTATTCTTCGTGATGTATTTGCCATGGGAGCAAGGCCTGTGGCGGTTCTGGACAGTCTGCGCTTTGGAAAACCAGATTCTCCACGTACACGTTATCTCGTGAGCGGAGTGATTAAGGGCATAAGTGATTATGGAAATCGTGTGGGAATTCCTACCGTTGGCGGAGAGGTGGTTTTTGAAGACAGTTACGAAGGTAACCCCCTCGTCAATGTAATGTGTGTGGGTATCGCCAAACCAGAAAACATCATCAAAGCTATAGCCAGAGGTGAAGGAAATCTTCTCTTCTACTACGGCTCAAAAACTGGTCGTGATGGTTTAGGTGGTGCAACTTTCGCTTCTGCAGAACTCTCCAGCGAGGGTGAGGATCAGCGCCCCTCGGTACAGGTAGGCGATGCCTTTACTGAGAAACTTATCCTTGAAGCCACGCTGGAACTCATTGAAAAAAAGCTCATTGTGGGCATCCAGGATATGGGGGCTGCCGGGATCACAAGTTCAAGTGTGGAGATGGCTGCGAGAGGCAAGAGTGGGATAGAAATCTTCATCGATAAAGTTCCTGCCCGCGCTGCCAATATGACGGCTTATGAGTTTCTCCTCTCTGAAAGTCAGGAAAGGATGCTTGCCTGTATTGAACCAGAGAAACTCCCTGAGGTTGAGAAAATCATGCAGAAATGGGAACTCGATTACGCCGTTATCGGTAAAGTCACCAACACCGAACATGTTGTCGTTTACGAAAAAGACAAAATAGTAGCCGATATTCCTATACGGTATTTGGTGGATGATGTGCCGATGTATGTGAGAGAGGTCATTCCTCCCCAATATCTCGAAAAGGCTCATGAAATACCATCCTTTGAAATCCCCCGGGATTTCACTGCTGTACTCAAGAATCTCCTCAAAGATCCTTCCCTTGCCTCCAAACGATGGGTATATAAACGCTATGATCACATGGTACAAACCAACCTTCTGGCAGAACCCATGGAGGCTGGCGGTGCCCTCTTGAGAATCAAGGGAACCACAATAGGTCTGGCAATGAGTACAGATGGAAATGGTCGTTACACCTACCTTGACCCTTATAGAGGTGGCATGCAGGCGGTTGCTGAGGCAACACGAAACCTGAGTTGTATGGGGGCAGAACCCTATGGCATCACCAACTGCCTCAACTTTGGCAATCCTGAAAAATCTCCTGTGTACTATCAAATTGCCCGGGCAATGGAAGGCATGGCCAAAGCCTGTGAGACCCTCGAAGTCCCTGTAACAGGAGGAAATGCCTCTCTTTACAATGAGACTGATGGGGAGGCTATTTTACCAACACTCATTGTTGGTGCCGTAGGAGCTATCCCCGACTATAGGAAAGCTGTGTTTGCTCCATTTCAGCAAATAGGACATCAAATCTATCTGTTAGGACATCCGAGAGAGGGTATTGGAGGAAGCATGTTTTTGAAACACCTCACCGGAAAGATCGCCGGCGAATGCCCCTACCTCGATATCGAAGAGGAAAAAAGACTGCAACTCTGTATCCGCAAACTCATTGAAAAAGAGCTCATTGCCTCAGCTCAGGATGTTTCCGATGGAGGACTTGCATTTACACTGGCTGAGTGTGCTCTCCTGGGGAATGTTGGAATCTCTATTCAGGTAGAAACAGAGATTTCTCCCGAATCTTTTCTCTTTGGAGAGGCTCAATCCCGTATTGTTTTCTCTGCCGCTCCAGAAAAAAGCCAGGACATCAAAAAAGTATGTCAGGAATACAATCTGCCCCTGCTTCTGTTAGGAGAAACTACACTAGAGAGAAATATCATGATACGCTACACCACGAAAGAGATATCTCTCTCTGTAGAGGAAGCAAGAAACCTTTATATGACAGAATACCTGTGA
- a CDS encoding PAS domain-containing protein produces the protein MGFIGLYFLVLLGVFFLFLWANLTNYKLAAARVLGSIAFLLLLWVFSKLMLVSGIGWESTRFWMWFMTSLTWILPAAFLHFVIELKRATPGKIYYHFGVITSYLVPIVSITIFSFLSSFSPTKYIFIGQWVWDGLVSPQLLSMQMGLTLLYFIASIGVLLAGRYSFMDILMITVAFVAFFLRTMLLSFNIAVYWRGWLVYQPLLALVSYFFFWLVYRKHFWLEESLSFPVLNQLLKNFSLPILIVKKNHTLWYLNTPMQKLMGGKIPLSLQECVEKIENAEEFLALFDKLSPSQPTKYQVVRIRTEDKAYTFYAHLEVILLRKNIIAGYVVTFTPLESEMVSHLAEKQVRLHNKLLALQTVYHDTIHSLDTPIILTNTEWNITEINASAQKLLGISEEISSVIGKPLPIPQVVKDQMHNNKEEKFIFDIHFTDKAWQNLRTQRKDTSILQFSIKKLTDAYLIVLEDKEKASQEEHYQHFENRFYRSLHQLTITILENPSPPPWEHILTTFREIFPIPGCIVSISEVKHNELVTIKSLQGVDTSFLEKVENLLGRQIFSLPLRIPPHFSMEKSIMKSGKINHITGGLQELFFYTLNPIVAMILEHMIQPGDTYSLGISTGEEIHALLVVIIKKGYTFSDLEWLETFGEKIGHILYLRKKLLTCLEKQPSDNQASSNV, from the coding sequence ATGGGGTTTATTGGGCTGTATTTTCTCGTACTTTTGGGGGTATTTTTTCTTTTCCTCTGGGCAAATCTTACCAACTACAAGCTTGCTGCAGCAAGAGTATTAGGGAGTATTGCCTTTTTGCTTCTTCTTTGGGTCTTTTCCAAACTCATGCTAGTCTCGGGAATAGGATGGGAAAGCACACGTTTCTGGATGTGGTTTATGACATCACTCACATGGATACTCCCGGCCGCTTTTCTTCATTTTGTAATCGAACTGAAACGTGCTACTCCCGGTAAAATCTACTACCATTTCGGAGTCATTACTTCCTATCTCGTGCCAATAGTAAGCATCACGATTTTTTCTTTTCTTTCTTCATTTTCACCTACAAAATACATCTTTATTGGTCAATGGGTGTGGGATGGTCTTGTGAGCCCTCAATTACTTTCTATGCAAATGGGACTTACTCTTCTCTATTTTATCGCCTCGATAGGAGTTTTACTGGCAGGTCGTTATTCTTTCATGGATATTCTTATGATCACAGTTGCTTTTGTAGCATTCTTCTTGAGAACTATGCTTTTAAGTTTTAATATTGCTGTGTATTGGAGAGGATGGCTTGTGTACCAACCTCTTCTGGCTCTTGTTTCGTATTTTTTCTTTTGGCTTGTGTACCGAAAACACTTCTGGTTAGAGGAAAGTCTCTCCTTTCCTGTTCTTAATCAACTCCTCAAAAATTTTTCTCTCCCAATTTTGATTGTCAAAAAAAATCATACTCTATGGTATCTCAATACCCCCATGCAAAAACTGATGGGTGGTAAAATCCCTCTGTCTCTCCAGGAATGTGTAGAAAAAATAGAAAACGCTGAAGAGTTTCTTGCGCTCTTTGATAAACTCTCTCCCTCACAACCCACAAAATACCAGGTAGTACGTATAAGAACCGAGGATAAAGCGTACACCTTTTATGCTCACCTCGAAGTCATTCTTCTCCGGAAAAATATCATAGCAGGGTATGTGGTGACTTTTACCCCCCTTGAATCAGAAATGGTAAGCCATCTGGCTGAAAAGCAGGTACGTCTTCACAACAAGCTTCTTGCACTTCAAACGGTTTATCACGATACCATCCACTCCTTAGATACTCCTATCATTCTTACAAATACAGAATGGAATATAACTGAAATCAACGCCTCGGCTCAAAAGCTTCTGGGAATCAGTGAAGAGATTTCTTCCGTGATCGGCAAGCCGCTTCCCATCCCCCAGGTAGTAAAAGATCAGATGCATAACAACAAGGAAGAGAAATTTATTTTTGATATTCATTTCACCGATAAAGCATGGCAAAATCTTCGTACTCAGCGAAAAGATACAAGTATTTTGCAATTTTCCATCAAAAAACTTACCGATGCCTATCTTATCGTCTTAGAAGACAAGGAAAAAGCATCTCAAGAAGAACATTACCAACATTTTGAGAACCGATTTTATCGGTCCCTTCATCAGCTCACGATTACTATTCTTGAGAATCCTTCTCCCCCTCCCTGGGAACACATCCTCACTACTTTTCGAGAAATCTTCCCCATCCCTGGGTGTATCGTTTCTATATCGGAAGTAAAGCACAACGAACTCGTTACCATCAAAAGCTTGCAAGGTGTAGACACCTCCTTTCTTGAAAAAGTGGAAAACCTGCTCGGAAGACAGATCTTTTCTCTTCCCCTGCGTATTCCACCCCATTTCTCCATGGAAAAAAGCATCATGAAATCCGGAAAGATCAATCACATCACCGGGGGGTTGCAAGAACTCTTTTTCTACACCTTAAATCCAATAGTAGCCATGATCCTGGAACACATGATTCAACCGGGAGATACCTATTCACTCGGGATCAGTACAGGAGAAGAGATCCATGCCCTGCTCGTGGTCATTATCAAAAAAGGATACACCTTTTCTGATCTTGAATGGTTAGAAACGTTTGGTGAAAAGATAGGTCATATCCTTTACCTGAGAAAAAAACTTCTTACCTGTTTAGAGAAACAGCCATCAGATAATCAGGCTTCTTCAAACGTCTGA
- a CDS encoding O-acetyl-ADP-ribose deacetylase yields the protein MTSFLSDRVLVLQGDITRVQADAIVNAANSTLMGGGGVDGAIHRAGGPAILEACEEIRRTIWPEGLPPGKAVATTAGRLPARYVIHTVGPIWRGGKQGEDELLVSAYRESLKLAYELGCKSIAFPAISTGVYGFPFERSVPLVCSVVREWAASFEKIILVFFSQRDYDLFLSLQTFEEA from the coding sequence TTGACGAGTTTTCTTTCTGATCGTGTTCTTGTGCTACAAGGTGACATCACCCGTGTTCAGGCAGATGCCATTGTCAACGCGGCAAATTCTACCCTTATGGGTGGAGGAGGCGTTGATGGGGCTATTCATCGAGCGGGTGGGCCTGCGATTCTGGAGGCTTGTGAAGAGATACGTCGTACAATCTGGCCTGAGGGACTTCCTCCAGGGAAAGCTGTTGCAACCACCGCAGGGAGGCTTCCAGCACGTTATGTTATTCACACGGTTGGACCAATCTGGCGAGGAGGGAAACAGGGAGAGGATGAGCTTCTTGTTTCAGCGTATCGAGAGTCTCTCAAACTTGCGTACGAGTTGGGGTGCAAAAGTATCGCTTTTCCTGCCATATCAACAGGAGTGTATGGATTTCCCTTTGAACGTTCGGTACCTCTTGTTTGTAGTGTAGTTCGGGAGTGGGCTGCCTCGTTTGAGAAAATCATTCTTGTTTTTTTCTCCCAGAGAGATTATGATCTTTTTCTCTCCCTTCAGACGTTTGAAGAAGCCTGA
- a CDS encoding OmpA family protein, producing the protein MRKIFGMIVSMVLSVLVFAQVNINTDALKQQVQTAAGSAEEQAYKKVREEFKKRIADIPFAYNSAELPLKDPKYQVMGYDVDSFMKQVLIPALSQAINALPTGRKVVIEGHANAVGPEEPQDGKRGNKALSQARAEAVLEYILRNSKLERSKFVIRAAGSSKPLSGVDPTSVKNCRVSLDIE; encoded by the coding sequence ATGCGCAAAATCTTTGGTATGATAGTGAGTATGGTATTGTCAGTTTTGGTTTTTGCCCAGGTAAATATCAATACCGATGCCCTGAAACAACAGGTTCAGACAGCAGCAGGGAGTGCGGAAGAGCAGGCTTACAAAAAAGTGCGAGAAGAGTTCAAGAAAAGAATAGCTGATATTCCTTTTGCCTACAATTCTGCTGAACTCCCTTTGAAGGATCCCAAATATCAGGTGATGGGATATGATGTGGATTCTTTTATGAAGCAGGTACTTATTCCTGCATTGTCTCAGGCGATTAATGCTCTTCCAACGGGCAGAAAAGTGGTGATTGAAGGACATGCGAATGCAGTCGGGCCAGAGGAACCTCAGGATGGGAAACGGGGCAATAAAGCCCTTTCTCAGGCGAGGGCTGAAGCTGTGCTTGAGTATATTCTTCGTAACTCCAAGCTAGAGAGAAGTAAATTTGTCATTCGTGCAGCTGGTTCTTCTAAACCTTTGTCTGGCGTGGATCCTACAAGTGTCAAAAATTGTCGTGTAAGTCTTGACATAGAATAA
- a CDS encoding NifB/NifX family molybdenum-iron cluster-binding protein, whose protein sequence is MKVAIASDDGKKVASHFGRAKGFVVCEIEEKEVKQRDYIPNTFTGHARGLHQGDHGHSHGAAHGRSHAGILEALKDVKVVISHGMGRNLYEDLTQAGKDVYVTDKVNIDEVLVLFVEGKLSHIESLLH, encoded by the coding sequence ATGAAAGTTGCCATTGCTTCAGACGATGGGAAGAAAGTTGCTTCGCACTTTGGACGAGCAAAAGGTTTTGTTGTTTGTGAGATAGAAGAGAAAGAGGTAAAACAGAGGGATTATATTCCCAATACATTTACAGGACATGCTCGTGGACTTCATCAAGGGGATCATGGGCACAGCCATGGTGCCGCTCATGGACGGAGTCATGCGGGTATTCTCGAAGCTCTCAAAGATGTTAAGGTTGTTATCTCTCACGGGATGGGTAGAAACCTCTATGAGGATCTCACACAAGCAGGGAAGGATGTTTATGTTACCGATAAAGTCAATATAGACGAGGTGCTAGTGCTTTTTGTTGAGGGAAAACTTTCTCATATTGAAAGTCTTCTTCATTAA
- a CDS encoding integrase catalytic domain-containing protein — protein sequence MFERRPIYRETAKEYQKASKKEKMEILDYFVRITGLKNRNYAARLLRQHGKTIYVGKKNYLKADIAKKGKRPGRKKKFGEEELKLLKKVWEIENYMCGKRLKPILNEVLDNLLANGHLHGSPQAIENLRHISASSIDRLLKHERKKLEIKGRKGTKPGTLLKQQIAIRTWAEWDENCPGFMEIDLVAHEGGNSRGDFAQTLNMVDVWSGWTELVAIKNKASKWVREAIEKVQRRLPFELRGIDSDTGAEFINHPLRDWCEKHQIKFTRGRSSRSNDNCYVEQKNYSIVRQNVGYFRYDTEEEVYYLNRLYAYLRLYANFFQPVMKMTEKKRIGSKVQKKHDDIKTPYQRLLESSYVSEAQKERLTRLYKALDLFHLRQKITACQRKLYSLQKKKNVKNKNLEETVWNF from the coding sequence ATGTTTGAAAGGAGACCTATTTACAGGGAAACGGCGAAAGAGTATCAAAAAGCCAGCAAAAAGGAAAAAATGGAGATACTGGATTATTTTGTGAGGATAACAGGTTTAAAAAACCGAAACTATGCCGCCAGGCTCTTGAGGCAGCACGGAAAAACCATCTATGTAGGCAAAAAAAATTACCTTAAAGCCGACATAGCCAAGAAGGGCAAAAGACCTGGCAGAAAGAAAAAATTCGGCGAAGAGGAACTAAAACTTCTAAAAAAGGTCTGGGAAATTGAAAACTACATGTGTGGCAAACGTTTAAAGCCAATTTTAAATGAAGTTTTAGATAATCTCTTAGCAAACGGACATCTCCACGGTTCTCCACAGGCTATAGAAAACTTGCGACATATAAGTGCTTCAAGTATTGACCGACTTTTGAAACATGAGCGTAAAAAGCTTGAGATAAAAGGACGAAAAGGTACAAAGCCTGGAACGTTGTTAAAGCAACAAATAGCTATACGCACGTGGGCAGAGTGGGATGAAAATTGCCCTGGTTTTATGGAGATTGATCTGGTTGCCCATGAGGGAGGAAATAGCCGGGGAGATTTTGCTCAAACATTAAATATGGTGGATGTTTGGAGCGGTTGGACAGAGCTTGTGGCAATCAAAAACAAGGCTTCAAAATGGGTAAGAGAAGCCATAGAAAAAGTCCAAAGAAGACTTCCTTTTGAGTTACGGGGAATTGATTCTGATACCGGTGCTGAATTTATTAATCATCCTCTGCGTGATTGGTGTGAGAAGCACCAGATAAAATTTACAAGGGGGCGAAGCTCCCGTTCCAATGATAACTGCTACGTTGAGCAGAAAAACTATTCCATAGTCCGCCAGAATGTTGGGTACTTTCGCTACGATACCGAGGAAGAAGTCTACTACTTGAACCGACTCTATGCGTATCTCAGGCTTTATGCCAACTTTTTTCAACCGGTTATGAAAATGACAGAGAAAAAGAGAATCGGAAGCAAGGTGCAAAAGAAGCATGATGATATTAAAACTCCCTACCAGCGGCTTTTAGAAAGCTCTTATGTAAGTGAGGCACAAAAGGAACGCCTAACAAGGCTTTATAAGGCTCTCGATTTGTTTCACCTAAGACAAAAAATTACAGCTTGCCAGAGAAAACTTTACAGCCTTCAAAAGAAAAAGAATGTAAAAAACAAAAATTTGGAGGAAACTGTATGGAATTTTTGA
- the hisB gene encoding imidazoleglycerol-phosphate dehydratase HisB produces the protein MRQGTFSRKTRETHLDLSLDLDGNGVYEINTGVGFFNHMLETISRHSLINISLSGSGDIHVDYHHLVEDTGILLGHALIQLLGDKRGLKRFGWAILPLDEALVEVSIDISGRPFYVSNLSNYKGLIGNFDMELGDVFFQGFASMGYTLHILVQRGENRHHILEASCKAFAHALRQAIQIDQDHPSLLPTTKDYFGA, from the coding sequence ATGAGACAGGGGACATTTTCCCGTAAAACACGGGAAACCCACCTCGATCTTTCGCTCGACCTCGATGGGAATGGTGTCTATGAAATTAATACTGGAGTAGGATTTTTCAATCATATGCTTGAAACCATTTCTCGACACAGTCTTATCAATATCTCTCTTAGTGGAAGTGGAGATATTCACGTAGACTATCATCACCTCGTTGAGGATACAGGCATTCTCCTCGGTCATGCTCTTATACAACTGTTAGGGGACAAAAGAGGACTCAAGAGATTCGGCTGGGCTATACTCCCTCTCGATGAAGCTCTTGTCGAAGTGAGTATAGACATCAGTGGAAGACCTTTCTATGTCTCCAATCTTTCAAACTATAAAGGTTTGATTGGCAATTTTGACATGGAGTTGGGCGATGTGTTTTTCCAGGGATTTGCTTCGATGGGATACACCCTTCACATCCTTGTTCAAAGAGGTGAAAACCGTCACCACATCCTGGAAGCATCCTGCAAAGCTTTTGCTCATGCTTTACGACAAGCTATTCAAATTGATCAAGACCATCCTTCCCTTCTCCCTACAACCAAAGACTATTTTGGGGCTTGA
- the hisH gene encoding imidazole glycerol phosphate synthase subunit HisH → MIAIVDYNMGNIASVYNAFVRIGVASEKLKVIRTAQEIEQASALVLPGVGAFNDAMMHLREQNLVHAIQRHVQQQKPLLGICLGYQLLFEEGEEGNKTEGLGLVQGNVVRFSIDLPIPHIGWSTTILRQNKEIFDSLPQNVYFYYDHAYYPEVKESDVIACETEYGIRYVSGIQKGLTFGFQFHPEKSHTFGLRLLSNFVSILSERGFI, encoded by the coding sequence ATGATTGCTATTGTTGACTATAACATGGGAAATATCGCAAGTGTATACAATGCTTTTGTACGTATAGGTGTTGCCTCTGAAAAGCTCAAGGTCATAAGAACTGCTCAAGAAATTGAACAGGCCTCAGCACTCGTTTTACCCGGCGTGGGTGCATTTAATGATGCGATGATGCATCTTCGAGAACAAAATCTCGTCCATGCCATCCAGAGGCATGTCCAACAACAGAAACCTCTTTTAGGAATTTGTCTCGGGTATCAACTTCTCTTTGAAGAGGGTGAAGAAGGAAACAAGACAGAGGGACTTGGCCTGGTGCAAGGAAACGTGGTTCGTTTTTCTATCGATCTTCCCATACCGCATATAGGCTGGAGCACAACTATTCTCAGACAAAACAAAGAGATATTTGACTCTTTGCCTCAAAATGTGTATTTTTATTATGATCATGCCTATTATCCTGAAGTGAAGGAGAGTGACGTGATTGCCTGTGAGACAGAGTACGGGATCCGTTATGTTTCGGGAATCCAGAAAGGTTTAACGTTTGGCTTTCAGTTCCATCCTGAAAAAAGTCATACTTTTGGTCTGCGCCTTCTTTCCAATTTTGTCTCTATTTTATCAGAGAGAGGATTCATATGA
- the hisA gene encoding 1-(5-phosphoribosyl)-5-[(5-phosphoribosylamino)methylideneamino]imidazole-4-carboxamide isomerase, which produces MIIIPAIDIKNKKCVRLVQGNPEFETVYSDDPIFQAQFWEREGAKRLHIVDLDGAFNGKPQNIDLIERIVQEVHIEIDVGGGIRDNRVIRALRSRGVHKVVIGTAVMDNRKFVRNLCKSDPEGVVIAIDASDGFVVKNGWKEITSTRAVDLLKEIEDFGVSEVIYTDISRDGTLEGPNYDAIETMLTVSDIPIIVSGGISSLEDLKRLKEYESMGLKGVIVGKALYEGKFTLPEALQYV; this is translated from the coding sequence ATGATTATCATTCCAGCTATTGATATCAAAAACAAAAAATGCGTCCGTCTCGTGCAGGGAAACCCCGAGTTTGAAACAGTCTACTCCGACGATCCCATATTCCAGGCACAGTTCTGGGAAAGAGAAGGAGCAAAAAGACTGCATATCGTTGACCTTGACGGTGCTTTTAATGGGAAGCCTCAAAATATTGATTTGATTGAGCGAATTGTCCAGGAAGTGCATATCGAAATCGATGTGGGAGGCGGTATTCGAGACAATCGTGTGATTCGTGCTCTCCGAAGTCGGGGTGTTCACAAGGTGGTTATTGGTACTGCTGTCATGGATAACCGGAAGTTTGTTCGCAACCTCTGTAAAAGTGATCCTGAAGGAGTAGTTATAGCCATTGATGCCTCAGATGGCTTCGTCGTCAAAAATGGATGGAAAGAGATTACATCAACCCGTGCCGTTGATCTCCTCAAAGAGATAGAGGATTTTGGTGTTTCGGAGGTTATTTATACCGATATCAGTCGAGATGGCACTCTCGAGGGACCTAACTATGATGCCATTGAAACAATGCTCACGGTATCAGATATCCCTATCATCGTTTCAGGAGGTATCTCCTCTCTCGAAGATCTCAAACGATTAAAAGAGTATGAATCAATGGGTCTAAAAGGCGTCATCGTCGGTAAAGCCCTCTATGAAGGAAAGTTTACCCTTCCAGAGGCCCTTCAATACGTATGA
- the ispG gene encoding flavodoxin-dependent (E)-4-hydroxy-3-methylbut-2-enyl-diphosphate synthase: MIKRRKTRQIYVGHVAVGGDAPISIQSMTSVPTVDVQAVLTQIRRLEEVGCDIVRLGVPDRESAQAIGEIKKYSKLPLVADIHFDYRLALIAIEQGVDGLRLNPGNIRNREHVEAVVRACKERKIPIRIGVNSGSIDRSRYAHPTAEALVDSALTHIKILEDLDFFDIKVSLKSSDVPTMVEAYRLFSTQRDYPLHLGVTEAGPLSQALIKSGIGIGSLLLDGIGDTLRVSITGDNLEDEVEAARIILRSLNLRKEGIEIISCPTCARKEFDVARTVELFQQKTRHIRHYLRVAIMGCVVNGPGEALESDIGIAIGKSSAIIIENGEKTSLKIPHPTPEAISDVLVKEVTKRIENQNLT, from the coding sequence ATGATCAAGCGGCGAAAAACACGTCAGATATACGTTGGACATGTAGCTGTCGGAGGAGATGCACCTATTTCCATTCAGTCAATGACAAGTGTTCCCACGGTCGATGTACAGGCTGTTCTTACCCAGATACGTCGTCTCGAAGAGGTGGGATGTGATATTGTCCGATTGGGTGTTCCTGACCGGGAAAGTGCTCAAGCTATCGGTGAGATTAAAAAATATTCAAAACTCCCCCTGGTTGCAGACATCCATTTTGATTACCGCCTCGCTCTTATCGCCATTGAACAAGGTGTTGACGGTCTAAGACTCAACCCTGGAAACATCCGTAACCGTGAACATGTAGAGGCTGTTGTTCGTGCCTGTAAAGAGCGCAAGATCCCTATTCGCATTGGTGTAAACAGCGGTTCCATTGATCGAAGCCGCTATGCTCACCCCACGGCAGAAGCTCTGGTGGATTCTGCTCTTACCCATATCAAAATTCTCGAGGATCTCGATTTTTTTGACATCAAGGTTTCTCTCAAATCTTCTGATGTCCCCACCATGGTAGAAGCGTATAGATTATTCTCTACTCAAAGAGACTATCCCCTGCATCTCGGTGTTACGGAAGCTGGTCCTTTAAGTCAGGCACTCATCAAAAGTGGCATCGGAATAGGAAGTCTCCTCCTCGATGGTATAGGAGATACTCTGAGGGTATCCATTACAGGCGATAATCTCGAAGACGAAGTAGAAGCAGCCCGTATCATTCTTCGAAGCCTCAACCTGCGCAAGGAAGGAATAGAAATCATCTCATGTCCAACCTGCGCCAGAAAAGAGTTTGATGTTGCGAGAACTGTTGAGCTTTTCCAGCAGAAAACCAGACACATACGCCACTACCTCCGAGTGGCCATCATGGGATGTGTCGTAAATGGTCCCGGAGAAGCCCTCGAATCCGACATCGGCATAGCGATAGGCAAATCCTCTGCCATTATCATAGAAAATGGTGAAAAAACTTCTCTGAAAATTCCCCACCCTACTCCTGAAGCTATTTCAGACGTCCTGGTAAAGGAAGTAACAAAGCGTATTGAAAATCAAAACTTGACATAA